Part of the Acidobacteriota bacterium genome, AACTCCGGTGACTGGATCAAATTGATCAGCTTGATGGCAGACATCGCACCGGCTTGGGAGGGATTCTTTGAGGATTTTCAAGGCTTTGTCAGGCATAACCCGTTGAGTTGGGTGAAGAACTTTCTCAGGAATTGTAGCAAGGGAACTCAGTTGGCGCGACAAAGAAATTGGGCTGAACTCCGTTGCGGAAAGATTGCCTGGGTTTGCCAACCCCCGCCCGAATGGGCGCCGGAAAATAGCCGGTGGTTTGCCGCTTTGGGCACACCACCGGTTCCCGGTCCACATCGCTTCGCGCCCGGATGGGCGCTGGAATATCTTGTCGGTCAGGAATCCTCAATTTTCCGTAACTTTTGAGACTTTGGTCCAGCGCCCATCTGGGCGCGAACGCTTCACGGCCCGCATTCCGGTGGGTGCGCCGCAAAGCCGGCTTCCACACCGGCTATTTTCCGGCGCCCTGCGGGCGAAAACCGACCTTTCCGCAACAGATTTAGGCTGAAGAAAACGGGCCTGAAGTTGGGTTTACCCAATATTCTTCAACCCACCTTCTTCAGCTCTGAGCCCCAAGCCCTCAGCCCTGGTTTTCTCAGCCCGAAGTCTTCAGCCCTGCTCGATCACGCCACTGATTTTTCCACAATCGCCATCGGTTGATTGTTGTTGGTCATTGATGTTACCTGACCGCTCAGCATGGTGGCGGCCAGAGCAGACAAGGCAGTATTTTTGCCTTCGCCACCACCACTCACAAACACATCCGGAGTGATTTTAATCTTGCCTTCTTTGATCAGCTTGAGCATTTCAATCGTCAAGACACCTTCGCGACCAATTTCCGAAATGAGCAGCTTGTAGGCATGCTGATTGGCTTCAGCGCGCAGTGTAATTTGTTTGGCTTCGCCTTCGGCGCTTGCAATTGCCGCCATCGCTTGCGATTTAGCAATTTCAACGGCTGCCTGAGCCGCCACAATATACTTTTGCTGATCAGCCGAGGCTGTGGCATTTTCCAGAGCACTCCGGGTTTCTTCAGCCATTTTCTGTTCGCGATAGGTTTTTTCACGTTCGCGAGCCAGGAAGCGGTCCGTCTGGGTCTTGAGCAGTGTTTCTGGAATCCCAACGTCACCAATCAACACATCCACCGTCTCAATGCCATATTCACGCAGCATGAGCGTGGTCACTTCGCGGGCATTGGCCTGCTGTTGCGACCGGTTGTTCAAGAAGTCGAGCGCGTCGCAGCGTTCGGCATTGTTGCGGAAGGTGGCGCCAATTGCCGGGTGGATCACGCGGTCAATCGCATTCTGAATCGAGCCGATTTTCGAAACCACCATTGGCGCTTTTTCCTTTGGAACTCGAATCACCACTTTGACATCCACCGGGAATGAGAAACCATCCCGGCTTTTGACTGTGATCGAATCCAGCGGCGTCGCCCGGTTGGTGGTATTCCAGTCAATCGTAATGTTGAGCGTCGAAATCGAGAATACCACATAGGCAATCGGATTCAGGTAATAGGTATTTGGTTCAAGGACACTCTTTAACACCCCACGGAAGCCTTCATCCACCAGGTCTGGGGTTCGGCCATCTTCACCGACTGGCGGCAAGATCCCGACGTTGGAACGAACCACGCCAACTTCGCCAATGTTGATGACGGTGGCTTCCTGAACCGTGACCTGAAAGAGCAGAGGATTGATGTAATACATCCCCGGCTTGAGAATGTCGAGTTGTGGTCCGCGCTGACCACCGTGATCCAAAAACGCCTGACAATCCTGGAAATCGTTGTGGCCGGTGACGGTATCGCCCAGGATTTGTTCTTCGCGTAGCGGCGTTCCATCAAGTGCCGAAACCAGCCCGATTTCACCCGTTTTGACCCGCACGGCATCGGCCAGTTGAATGCGGAACAGTTGGGTGTTGATGCGATACTGGCCCGGCGTCAGGATGTCAACCTGGGGGCCTTTTTGACCTCCGGCCCGCAAAAAGACCTGGCTATTTTGGAAATTCTGGTGGCCGGAAACCCGCTGACCCAAAAGCTGCCCCGTCTGGAGCGTCGCGCCGTCAGTTGCCGTGACAATGCCAACTTTTCCTTGTGGAATTTCAATCATGGCGGCTGGCTGAACATTGAACAGATAGGTGTTGATTCGGTAGCGGCCTGGGGTCAGTACTTCCAACTGTGGCCCTTTTTGTCCGCCCCGGCGCAGGAAGGCTTCACCATCCTGAAAATTGCCATGACCCTCGGCGCTTTCGGCAAAAAGCTGGCCGGTTTTAAGCTGAGCGCCATCAATTGCCGTGACCAGCGCCATCTGGCCCTGGGGAACTTCAGTAATCGGAATGCGCGTGACTTTAAAAAACGGTTTGGGCAGGAAGTGCAACCCTGGAGGCAACACGCGGGCTTGCAGGCCCTGTTCGCCAGTGGCGATCACCCGCCCTGGAACAAGTGATTTTCCAATAATTTTTTTCTCGACCAGTCCAACTTCGCTTTCACGAATGAGATAAAACGGATTGATCGTGGCAAGCAATATCACAATGGCAATAACTGAAAACACCAGCAAGAACAAAAGTGGCCCTTCCATACGCAGTCTCCCAATAGCAAACCAGGGTGAAAAGAAAAGGAATGAGGGGCAAAAGGTTTGTCCTGAGTCCTTGCCTAAATGCGCCTTTCGGCCCTCATTCCTCACTGACGAGGTCTATCGAACGTGAATGCTCGGAGCACGAAACTCTTCGCAATAGCGACCGAAAATGCCAGCAATCCGTTTGCAGATGGTTTCCAGCGGTTCGTTCACAATCCGGCGGCCCAGGTCTGGCGGTAACGCTGCCAGCGCAGACACCGTCGGCTGGTGAACCGATGGGTATGAGGTACTGTGAACTGAAGGAAATAGAGGTGGGGGAATCGGGGAGGGAAGTTCATCCGCGAGATTGACCAGCACCTGATAAATCAGGCCCGCCGGCAATTCTTCGGCCACTTCAATCGTGAAATGCTTGAGCATCCGGCACTGGTGTTTTCCAGTTCGAGTCGTTTCAAGCCCGTAGACTCTGACAGTGCCTGCGTATGGCGCGCGTGGAAGTGGGTGGGTTGATTCAACCTGCAGCCGACACAGCCCCTGTGCGTGGTCCGCCCCTGTGAATTGGGGAGTAGCAAGCACAGTGACGCAAATCGTAGCTGGTTGATTCATATGTGTTTCGCCAAAAAGCAAAAGACCACAGGCCCAAACGGTCTGTGGTCTTCATCTCTTTGACACGCAGATCGGTTCGCCCTTCCAAACGTGCCTACGAGGTTAGCTGACGGATTCGGGCTTGGAAGTGCCCTACTGGAGATCACTCATTGCTGAAGATCAATCCAGATTCACCCCAGAAAGCCGGCATCACACAAGCTGACGACTGGCTTCCAGTTGGTTCCCCCGCTCTACTTCTTTCGTTGCAAAGTAGACTCGGCTGCAAAGTTCTGACAAACAACCTCAAAAACTGATGACTATGCTAGACCTTTTTTTGGCACTGTCAAGCAAAATCGCATGTCAACCTCCGTCTCTCAATTGCACGGGATATAACACAAAAGGGGGCGGACACCTCGGTCCACCCCTACTCAAACAACCCATTCACATAATCTTCAGGCGAGAACACCACCAGGTCGTCCATCTGCTCGCCAATGCCAACGTAGCGAATTGGAATTCCCAGTTCTTTGGAAATGGCGACCACAATTCCACCTTTGGCCGTTCCATCCAGTTTGGTCAGCACAATTCCAGTGACTGCCACACTCCGGGTAAATTGACGAGCCTGCTCCAGTCCGTTTTGGCCAGTCACGGCGTCAATGACCAGCAGCACTTCGTGCGGCGCCTGGGGAACTTCGCGTTTGGCGATGCGGGTCATTTTTTCAAGTTCCTGCATCAGGTTGGTTTTGGTATGAAGTCGCCCGGCGGTATCAATGATGACCACATCGGCATCGCGGGCTTTGGCTGCCTGGAGCGAGTCGAAAACCACGGCTGCCGGGTCCGTTCCAGGTTTTTGCTGGACCAGATCTACCTGGGTGCGCTGGGCCCAGACGGCAAGCTGGTCCGACGCCGCTGCCCGGAACGTGTCAGCCGCACAAATCAGTACTTTATTGCCTTCTTTTTTGATGAGGTTGGCCAGTTTGGCAATGGTGGTGGTTTTTCCGACGCCATTGACGCCGACCATCATCATGACATAAGGCCGAATATCGTCAGCGAGTTCGAGTTCTGAGGCAACTGTTTTGCCTCCAAAATTGCGCTTTGGCGGGGCTGACGTGAGAATGGCCAGGAGTTCGGATTTTAACAGCCGCTTTAATTCATCCACATTATTGATCTGGTTTCGATCAACCTGTTTGCGAATTTTTTCAACCAGATCAAGCGTGGTTTGAACGCCAATGTCAGATCCCAGCAGAATCTCTTCAAGATCATCCATGACCTGGGCGTTGATCACCTTCTGCCCACGCAACAGCGTGTCGAGTCGTCCAACAATATTTTCACGGGTTTTTTGGACTGCCGTTTTGAAGCGATAAAAAAATTTCTGTTTGGCTTCTTCTTCAGGGCTGAGTGTGGGGGTGATGACTTCAACCGGTGCGGGAGGCGGAGGGAGCGGGGCCGTGGGTGACTCTGACTGTCCACGACCAAAAAACCGGCTGAGAAACCCTGATTTTCCACTCTGTTCACCGGGTTCGGCCAGGACTGGGATGGGTGAAATCACACCGGGCGTTTCTGGTTGTGGTGATGTTGCCAAAGGGACTGGAACCGCAGGTGGGGTGATGGGCTCGGTCACCGGTGGCGGCGCGGCTGGCTGAACTTGAACTGGAGAAGAGATGATTTCTGGTGATGCCGGAGTTTCAATGGCCGGCGCCACACCCGCTGAGGTCAACATTTCCGTGCTTTGAACTGCAGACGGCTCCTCAGATGGTTTGGGTGCATCCGTTTCGCGGCCCATCAGGCGATTCAACAAACTTTGCTTTGGCGCCTCGCCTTCAGAGGCATCCTTTTTCTTACGATTCCAAAATAAACCCATAGTGTGTGTGTGACGGTCAGGAGATTTGTGTTTTGAAAAGATTGAAACTGGTAGCCAGAAGCGAGCAGGGAATCTGTGAATAGAAGTTCCGAATCCCTACTCGCTACTCGTTACTCACTACTCACTCTTTTTGGTCTGCAATTGATAGAACCCGCCGCAGCCAGCATAGAGGGCTGAGGCACCGAGTTCTTCTTCAATTCTGAGCAATTGATTGTATTTGGCCACCCGGTCAGTCCGGCTGGCAGAACCCGTTTTGATTTGACCGGCATTGAGCGCGACGGCCAGATCGGCAATAAAGGTATCTTCGGTCTCGCCGGAACGATGTGAAATAATCGCGCCATAGCGGCGGGTCCGGGCGAGTTCGACCGTGTCCATCGTTTCGCTCAACGTTCCGATTTGATTGACTTTGACCAGAATGGCATTTGCCACATTGAGGTCAATTCCTTTGCGCAGGTATTCAACGTTGGTGACAAACAGGTCATCACCGACGAGCTGGATACGGTCGCGCAATTTCTGGCTCATCAGTGACCAGCCGTCCCAGTCATTTTCACCCATGCCGTCTTCGATGGAAATAATCGGATACTGGTCAACCCAGTTGACCCAGTAGTCAACCATTTCCTCAGATGTTTTCTTGGAACCATCTGATTTCTTAAACACATATGAGCCATCAATGTAAAACTCGCTGGCTGCTGGATCGAGTGCAATGAAAATCTGGTCGCCGGGTTTATATCCAGCCTGAGTGATGGCTTCAAGGACAACTTCAATCGCTTCAACGTTTGATTTGACGCTGGGAGCAAATCCGCCTTCATCGCCAACCGCCGTTGAATAGCCACGTTTTTTGAGCACGCCTTTCAGGGTATGAAAGACTTCGGCACCCCAGCGAAGCGCTTCAGCAAAGGAAGACGCTCCCATTGGGACAATCATAAATTCTTGGAAATCAACATTGTTATCGGCGTGGGCACCGCCGTTGAGAATGTTCATCATGGGCACTGGCAGCGTTCGGGCGTGGGCGCCGCCGAGATAACGGTACAGCGGAACTTCCAGTGCATTGGCTGCCGCCCGGGCGGTTGCCAGCGAAACCGCCAGCATGGCGTTGGCACCAAGCACCGCTTTGTTTTTGGTTCCGTCAAGCTGGAGCATGGTTCGATCCACGCCGATTTGGTCCAGAGCGTTGAAACCATACAGCGCTTTGGCAATTTGTTCATTCACATTGGCAACGGCTTTGAGGACCCCTTTTCCAAGGTAGCGGCCTTTGTCGCCGTCCCGGAGTTCAAGCGCTTCGTTTTCACCTGTCGAAGCCCCCGACGGCACGGCGGCCATTCCCCAGGTTCCATCTGAAAGCTGGACTTCGGCTTCAACCGTTGGATTTCCACGGGAATCAAGAATTTCCCGCGCATGAATGTGTTCAATTGTCAGCATAAGAGGATGTGACTCCTTGAAAGTATTGAGTTTAGAGGGCAATTTGTCGTTCAGAAAAAGTGGTTAGTGGTTAGTGGTTAGTGGTTAGAAATCAACATTTTCGAGGAAGGACCAGGAACCAGTTACCAGGAATCAAACACCAGGTCCGGTCACTCCAAAATCTTCTGTGTCATTGGGATGCGCTGGCGATAGTTGGCTTCGCCGACATAGGTCTTCTGGTTTGGCTTTTGGGCGTGAAGCTTCTTTGAAAGTGAATCAATGGCCGCCGCGCGTTTTTGTGACGGAGGATGGGTTCGAAAAACGGTATCGGCCAGCCCGGTCAAGGGATCGGTTGCCCCCGTGGATTTGAGTGACCCCAGCCGTTGCTGCATGGTTTTGCCTTCAGCGGGTTCGTACCCGGCTTTGAACGCCAAAACCGTTCCAAGATTGTCAGCTTCGCTTTCCTGAACTTCGCTATAGGAAAAGGTGAGCAGTTTTGACCCAAGTGACGCAATCAGAACCGAGACATCGGCAAAGGGTAGTTGTGACGCCGCCACCACTGGTTTATAGAAATCCACGGTATGTTCGGCATCCACATGTGAAATTTCGTGTCCAATCACCGCCGCCAGTTGAGCTTCGTTTTCAATCACCGTTTCAAGCAATCCACGATAGATAAAAACGTGTCCCCCCGCGATGGCGAAGGCATTGGGCAGACGGTCTTCAACCACATGAAATTTGTACTTAATGCCTTTGCGTTTGACATTGGTCGCCAGCACCTTGCCAATCGAGGTCACATAGGCTACTTCACGTTGATCCCGATCAAGCTTTGAGCCAAGTTTTTTCTGAATGTTTTGAAAAAACTGGTTGCCGATCTGCATTTCCTGTTGGGGTGTGATGGTGACGGTGTCCAGAATCGGTTTGACCAGTGACCGGACAGCCTCTTTGCCAAGCGGAACGGCGACGCCAACCGCATCAATGATGGCATCTTCAATGGATCCACCTTTTTGGCGGTGGAGCGAGTTGGAATGAGCTGAAACGGCAGGTTGGCCTGCGCTGAATGTGCTGATGATGAGGGAAATGGCTAAAAATGTAGTAAGGAGTTTCATAAGATTCCCTCCTGGATGAGTGTAAATGCCTGTTGATCAAGGGTTTCACTCGCTAACGCTTGTTTCACCCGAGGCTTTAACTATGTCACCCTCTTCGAGGGTTTGAGTGGCTGTCTTTTCTTCATTCTTCATTCTGCTCACGCCATTTTCGCCGGACGATTGCTGATGCGAATTTCAGGGTCTTTAATGACGACCTTGCTGTACGGTGCCACCGAATGCGTGAGCCAGACGTTGCCGCCAATCACGCTCCCGCGACCAATCACGGTGTCTCCGCCAAGAATCGTCGCCCCGGAATAAATCACCACGTCATCTTCAAGCGTTGGATGCCGTTTGGTATTGCGGACCAGTTCGCCATCCTCTGTTTTTGGAAACGAAAGTGCTCCGAGGGTAACTCCCTGATAAATCTTGACGTTATCGCCGATAATACATGTCGCGCCGATGACAACGCCCGTTCCATGATCAATAAAAAACCGTTTCCCAATTTGGGCGCCAGGATGAATATCAATTCCAGTTCGACCGTGGGCATATTCCGACATGATGCGTGGAATGAGCGGCACCTTGCGTTGAAACAAGGCGTGAGCAATCCGATGGATCATAATGGCCTGCAGCCCCGGGTAGCTCAAAATGATTTCATCGTAGCTGTGGGCTGCCGGGTCACCAACGTAGGCGGCCTCGACATCCGCCGCCATGGTTTCACGGAGCGCCGGGAGATGTTCGAGTACATCGAGCACAATGGCCCGCGCCTGGTTCTTACATTCGGGGCAATCTTTACAGTTGGGAAGATCCAGTTGCCGGTCGTGACACAGGCAGAGCAGCACCTGTTTGGTCAGATCATCGTGAATTTCGGCGACCAGATCGCGAACACGGGCTTCGACCCCACCGGCATCCAGCCCGGCCATCCCAAAGTAACCTGGGAAAATGACTTCCCGAAAGGCACCCAGGATGTTGATGATGACGCTCCGTGAGGGAAGCGTTCCGCGTTCGATATGGTGAATGATGGGTTTGCAACTGGTGTATGACGCGATGACAGATTGGGAAATAGCAGCAAGTTTCGGGTCCATGTGACTGGCCGGCAACCGGTTGGTTCAACCAGGAGTTGTTCGAGAGGTGAACTTCCATTGTTGGACGGTTCGGCTGCGGGTAACTCCTTCAGGCATTGGTTCGGAAAAGAAAATACAGGTATGGATACTCTAATCCAGTCTGCCTGAGAAGTGAACCCCGAAAAGCCAGGGCTGAAAAAACCAGGGCTGAGGGTTTGGGGCTGAAGACTCGCAAGCTCGGGGCTGAATTACCCGACTCCTTCAGCTTTCACCTGTAGGTTTTTTGATTTCATCCCGAAGGGATAGCGCAAGTTTAGCCGGTGGTCAGCGTTGCTTTGAACGCGCCACCACCGGATTTGGTCATCCTCAATATTTTCTCCTGCACGGCCTGCGCCCCGTTGGGGCGCGGCTGGCACGGGAGGAAATAATAGACTGCCAGATCCGGTGGTAGGCCCAAAGCGGCCAACCAACCGGCTATCCGAACGGCAACTCTTCGAGGTGCAAGCCAAAGACCTGCAAGTAAAAGGTCACGACACCCCATCCGGATTGCTCGGAGCTTTTTTAAAGTAGTGACGATAGGCGAGTTTGACCAGGTTCCAGACCTTATTCCAGGCGATGTTGCCTTCTTCGCCGCGAATCAATTTTCCAAGAATCTGGTTGCGCAGGTGGGCTGACTCACGCTTGAGCATAAATTCCTTGGCGTGGGGGCGGG contains:
- the ftsY gene encoding signal recognition particle-docking protein FtsY, whose protein sequence is MLTSAGVAPAIETPASPEIISSPVQVQPAAPPPVTEPITPPAVPVPLATSPQPETPGVISPIPVLAEPGEQSGKSGFLSRFFGRGQSESPTAPLPPPPAPVEVITPTLSPEEEAKQKFFYRFKTAVQKTRENIVGRLDTLLRGQKVINAQVMDDLEEILLGSDIGVQTTLDLVEKIRKQVDRNQINNVDELKRLLKSELLAILTSAPPKRNFGGKTVASELELADDIRPYVMMMVGVNGVGKTTTIAKLANLIKKEGNKVLICAADTFRAAASDQLAVWAQRTQVDLVQQKPGTDPAAVVFDSLQAAKARDADVVIIDTAGRLHTKTNLMQELEKMTRIAKREVPQAPHEVLLVIDAVTGQNGLEQARQFTRSVAVTGIVLTKLDGTAKGGIVVAISKELGIPIRYVGIGEQMDDLVVFSPEDYVNGLFE
- the eno gene encoding phosphopyruvate hydratase, which produces MLTIEHIHAREILDSRGNPTVEAEVQLSDGTWGMAAVPSGASTGENEALELRDGDKGRYLGKGVLKAVANVNEQIAKALYGFNALDQIGVDRTMLQLDGTKNKAVLGANAMLAVSLATARAAANALEVPLYRYLGGAHARTLPVPMMNILNGGAHADNNVDFQEFMIVPMGASSFAEALRWGAEVFHTLKGVLKKRGYSTAVGDEGGFAPSVKSNVEAIEVVLEAITQAGYKPGDQIFIALDPAASEFYIDGSYVFKKSDGSKKTSEEMVDYWVNWVDQYPIISIEDGMGENDWDGWSLMSQKLRDRIQLVGDDLFVTNVEYLRKGIDLNVANAILVKVNQIGTLSETMDTVELARTRRYGAIISHRSGETEDTFIADLAVALNAGQIKTGSASRTDRVAKYNQLLRIEEELGASALYAGCGGFYQLQTKKSE
- a CDS encoding M48 family metalloprotease, whose translation is MKLLTTFLAISLIISTFSAGQPAVSAHSNSLHRQKGGSIEDAIIDAVGVAVPLGKEAVRSLVKPILDTVTITPQQEMQIGNQFFQNIQKKLGSKLDRDQREVAYVTSIGKVLATNVKRKGIKYKFHVVEDRLPNAFAIAGGHVFIYRGLLETVIENEAQLAAVIGHEISHVDAEHTVDFYKPVVAASQLPFADVSVLIASLGSKLLTFSYSEVQESEADNLGTVLAFKAGYEPAEGKTMQQRLGSLKSTGATDPLTGLADTVFRTHPPSQKRAAAIDSLSKKLHAQKPNQKTYVGEANYRQRIPMTQKILE
- a CDS encoding serine acetyltransferase, with translation MDPKLAAISQSVIASYTSCKPIIHHIERGTLPSRSVIINILGAFREVIFPGYFGMAGLDAGGVEARVRDLVAEIHDDLTKQVLLCLCHDRQLDLPNCKDCPECKNQARAIVLDVLEHLPALRETMAADVEAAYVGDPAAHSYDEIILSYPGLQAIMIHRIAHALFQRKVPLIPRIMSEYAHGRTGIDIHPGAQIGKRFFIDHGTGVVIGATCIIGDNVKIYQGVTLGALSFPKTEDGELVRNTKRHPTLEDDVVIYSGATILGGDTVIGRGSVIGGNVWLTHSVAPYSKVVIKDPEIRISNRPAKMA